The Populus trichocarpa isolate Nisqually-1 chromosome 11, P.trichocarpa_v4.1, whole genome shotgun sequence genome has a segment encoding these proteins:
- the LOC7470926 gene encoding uncharacterized protein LOC7470926 isoform X1, whose translation MESILARALEYTLKYWLKSFSRDQFKLHGRTVQLSNLELNGDALHASMGLPPALNVTKAKVGKFEIILPYVSNVQVEPIVIQIDKLDLVLEENSESDASSGPNSAHSSSSSSKGSGYGFADKIADGMTIQVSTVNLLLETRGGAQHGGGATWASPLASITIRNLLLYTTNENWQVVNLKEARDFSNNKKFIYVFKKLEWESLSIDLLPHPDMFADASLACAQEGASRRDDDGAKRVFFGGERFLEGISGEAYITMQRTEQNSPLGLEVQLHIPEAICPALSEPGLRALLRFMTGLYVCLNRGDVDLQSQQRSTEAAGRSLVSIVVDHIFLCIKDAEFQLELLMQSLLFSRATVSDGKIASNLTKVMLGGMFLRDTFSRPPCTLVQPSMQAITENDGQIPDFAKNFCPPIYPLGDHQWQTNVGIPLICLHSLQLKPSPVPPCFASQTVIACQPLMIHLQEESCLRITSFLADGIAVNPGDILPDFSVNSVVFVLKELDVIVPLDVSQSHNPADNGNYTVHNAFAGARLHIENLFFSESPKLKLRLLNLEKDPACFCLWDGQPIDASQKKWTTGASHLTLSLETSSSLNGTLNLNGMNSGIWRCVELQDASVEVAMISADGGPLTNVPPPGGTVRVGVACQQYFSNTSVEQLFFVLDLYAYLGRVSETIASVGKNRRQKINRNESSGVRLMDKVPCDTAVSLAVKELRLRFLESSASDIEGMPLVQFIGEDLFIKVAHRTLGGAIAISSSICWQSVEVDCVETEGSLTYENGTQTSSVENGCLVAANKYPELRAVFWVHNGHKYQANGITRTIPFLDTSMVHVIPLSELDRECHSLSVSACISGVRLGGGMNYAEALLHRFGVLGPDGGPGEGLSKGLENLSTGPLSKLFKGSPLIDNLKEDASPVDGKDGVLHLGIPDDVDVCIEFKDWLFALEGAQEMTDRWWFYNHEDVGREERCWHTSFQSLLVKAKSGPKKERNGKGKPNGKLKYPVELVTVGVEGLQTLKPQGQKGVSMPANGIKEVVETSGGVNLEVCMVALEENIDDEMANWAVENLKFSVKQPIEAVVTKDELQHLALLCKSEVDAMGRIAAGVLKLLKLEGSIGQAAIDQLSNLGSEGFDKIFTPDKFRKGTSPASTSFSPSPHIINESPRTTVESTVASLEEAVLDSQAKLAALFTDLSSSESSTQHLADIKQLGRKLESMQSLVMQLRTKI comes from the exons ATGGAGTCGATACTGGCACGTGCGTTAGAGTACACGCTCAAGTACTGGCTCAAATCTTTCTCTAGAGATCAGTTTAAGCTTCATGGAAGGACCGTACAACTTTCTAATTTAG AATTAAATGGAGACGCTTTGCACGCGAGTATGGGATTGCCGCCGGCGCTGAATGTAACAAAGGCGAAAGTAGGCAAATTCGAGATAATT ctTCCGTATGTAAGTAATGTACAAGTAGAACCGATTGTAATCCAGATTGATAAGCTGGATTTGGTTTTAGAGGAGAATAGTGAATCAGATGCAAGCAGCGGTCCGAACAG TGCGCATTCGTCTAGCAGTTCTAGCAAAGGTAGCGGATATGGATTTGCTGATAAG ATCGCGGATGGAATGACCATCCAGGTTTCCACTGTTAATCTTCTACTTGAAACACGTGGGGGTGCTCAACATGGGGGAGGGGCTACTTG GGCTTCACCACTGGCATCAATTACTATACGCAACCTTTTATTATATACAACAAATGAAAACTGGCAG GTAGTAAATTTAAAGGAAGCACGCGACTTCTCCAATAACAAAAAGTTCATATATGTATTCAAG AAACTTGAATGGGAATCTTTGTCTATTGATCTCCTGCCTCATCCTGATATGTTCGCCGATGCCAGTTTAGCATGTGCTCAGGAGGGAGCCTCCCGGAGAGATGATGATGGTGCAAAGCGAGTTTTCTTTGGCGGAGAACGTTTTCTGGAAGGAATATCTGGAGAGGCCTAT ATCACAATGCAGAGAACTGAACAAAACAGTCCACTCGGGCTTGAGGTTCAATTACACATTCCAGAAGCCATCTGTCCTGCATTGAGTGAACCAG GACTACGTGCTCTTCTCCGCTTCATGACAGGGTTATATGTTTGTCTTAATAGAGGAGATGTGGATCTACAGTCTCAGCAG CGATCTACAGAAGCAGCAGGGCGTTCTCTTGTCTCAATTGTTGTGGACCACATATTTCTCTGCATCAAAGATGCtg AGTTCCAGCTTGAACTTTTGATGCAATCTCTTCTGTTTTCTCGG GCCACAGTTTCTGATGGAAAAATTGCCAGTAATCTGACTAAGGTTATGCTTGGTGGAATGTTCTTGAG GGATACCTTCTCACGTCCTCCTTGCACTTTAGTGCAACCTTCCATGCAGGCCATCACAGAAAATGATGGGCAGATTCCTGACTTTG CAAAGAATTTTTGCCCTCCTATTTATCCTCTGGGAGACCACCAGTGGCAGACAAATGTTGGTATTCCTTTGATATGTCTCCACTCTCTTCAGCTCAAGCCCTCTCCAGTCCCACCATGTTTTGCTTCGCAAACAGTTATTGCTTGCCAGCCTCTTATG ATTCACCTTCAGGAAGAATCGTGTTTGAGAATAACTTCCTTCTTAGCTGATGGCATTGCTGTCAATCCTGgggatattttacctgatttttcAGTAAATTCTGTGGTATTTGTTCTCAAGGAATTAGATGTTATTGTTCCGTTGGATGTGAGTCAATCACACAATCCAGCTGACAATGGGAACTATACTGTCCACAATGCCTTTGCTGGAGCAAGGCTTCATATTGAAAATTTGTTCTTCTCAGAGTCGCCAAAACTAAAACTCAGGCTACTGAACCTTGAGAAAGATCCTGCTTGCTTTTGTCTTTGGGATGGTCAACCAATTGATGCTAGCCAGAAGAAATGGACTACTGGAGCATCGCATCTTACTCTATCTCTGGAAACATCTTCCAGCTTAAATGGGACGCTGAATTTGAATGGGATGAACTCTGGCATATGGAGATGTGTTGAGCTACAAGATGCTTCTGTGGAGGTTGCCATGATATCAGCTGATGGGGGTCCATTAACAAATGTTCCTCCCCCCGGTGGTACTGTCAGAGTTGGCGTTGCttgtcaacaatatttttccaaCACTTCTGTTGAGCAGTTATTCTTCGTCCTTGATCTTTATGCATACCTTGGCAGAGTTAGTGAAACGATTGCCTCAGTTGGTAAGAATAGGAGACAGAAGATAAATAGGAATGAATCTTCAGGTGTTAGGCTAATGGATAAGGTTCCCTGTGACACTGCAGTAAGCTTAGCAGTGAAGGAACTACGACTTCGATTTTTAGAGTCTTCCGCCTCAGATATTGAGGGAATGCCTCTGGTTCAATTTATTGGGGAAgatcttttcataaaagttGCTCATAGAACCCTCGGCGGTGCCATTGCCATTTCATCCTCTATATGCTGGCAGAGTGTTGAGGTGGACTGTGTAGAGACTGAGGGAAGCTTGACATATGAAAATGGCACACAAACAAGTTCTGTTGAAAATGGATGTCTTGTAGCTGCAAATAAATATCCTGAACTAAGAGCTGTGTTTTGGGTGCATAATGGACACAAATATCAAGCAAACGGTATTACTCGCACAATCCCATTTCTAGACACAAGCATGGTGCATGTGATTCCATTAAGCGAATTGGATCGAGAGTGCCACAGTTTAAGTGTTTCTGCCTGTATATCTGGTGTTCGCCTGGGTGGAGGAATGAACTATGCTGAAGCTCTTCTCCATCGGTTTGGAGTATTGGGGCCTGATGGTGGTCCAGGTGAGGGGCTTTCTAAAGGATTAGAAAATTTATCGACTGGGCCACTGTCTAAACTTTTTAAAGGGTCGCCTCTTATTGATAATCTAAAAGAAG ATGCAAGTCCAGTAGATGGAAAAGATGGAGTCTTACACCTAGGAATACCTGATGACGTGGATGTGTGCATAGAATTCAAAGACTGGTTATTTGCTCTTGAAGGTGCACAGGAGATGACAGATAGGTGGTGGTTTTACAATCATGAAGATGTGGGGAGAGAAGAGAGGTGTTGGCACACATCTTTCCAAAGTTTGCTGGTAAAAGCTAAAAGTGGTCCGAAGAAAGAGcgaaatggaaaaggaaaaccAAATGGAAAACTGAAATATCCTGTGGAATTAGTTACG GTTGGGGTGGAAGGCTTGCAGACATTGAAACCACAGGGACAAAAGGGTGTGTCTATGCCTGCAAATGGGATAAAGGAAGTTGTGGAGACATCTGGAGGAGTAAATCTTGAAGTTTGTATGGTGGCATTGGAGGAAAACATTGATGATGAGATGGCCAATTGGGCCGTGGAAAACTTGAAATTTTCTGTCAAGCAACCG ATTGAGGCTGTTGTGACCAAAGATGAGCTCCAGCACCTTGCTTTGTTGTGCAAGTCTGAAGTTGATGCGATGGGTCGGATAGCTGCTGGTGTCCTGAAGCTACTCAAGCTTGAAGGGTCAATTGGCCAGGCAGCCATAGACCAACTTAGCAACCTTG GAAGTGAGGGCTTCGACAAGATTTTCACCCCGGACAAGTTCAGAAAGGGTACTAGTCCTGCCAGTACCTCTTTCTCTCCATCACCacatattattaatgaaagCCCCCGAACAACCGTGGAATCAACAGTAGCTTCACTCGAGGAAGCAGTTTTGGACTCACAGGCCAAATTGGCTGCCCTTTTTACTGATTTATCTAGTTCAGAATCCTCCACACAACATCTTGCTGATATTAAACAACTCGGCCGGAAGCTTGAAAGCATGCAGAGCTTGGTGATGCAATTACGGACCAAAATTTAA
- the LOC7470926 gene encoding uncharacterized protein LOC7470926 isoform X2, with product MQAAVRTVRIRLAVLAKVADMDLLIRASPLASITIRNLLLYTTNENWQVVNLKEARDFSNNKKFIYVFKKLEWESLSIDLLPHPDMFADASLACAQEGASRRDDDGAKRVFFGGERFLEGISGEAYITMQRTEQNSPLGLEVQLHIPEAICPALSEPGLRALLRFMTGLYVCLNRGDVDLQSQQRSTEAAGRSLVSIVVDHIFLCIKDAEFQLELLMQSLLFSRATVSDGKIASNLTKVMLGGMFLRDTFSRPPCTLVQPSMQAITENDGQIPDFAKNFCPPIYPLGDHQWQTNVGIPLICLHSLQLKPSPVPPCFASQTVIACQPLMIHLQEESCLRITSFLADGIAVNPGDILPDFSVNSVVFVLKELDVIVPLDVSQSHNPADNGNYTVHNAFAGARLHIENLFFSESPKLKLRLLNLEKDPACFCLWDGQPIDASQKKWTTGASHLTLSLETSSSLNGTLNLNGMNSGIWRCVELQDASVEVAMISADGGPLTNVPPPGGTVRVGVACQQYFSNTSVEQLFFVLDLYAYLGRVSETIASVGKNRRQKINRNESSGVRLMDKVPCDTAVSLAVKELRLRFLESSASDIEGMPLVQFIGEDLFIKVAHRTLGGAIAISSSICWQSVEVDCVETEGSLTYENGTQTSSVENGCLVAANKYPELRAVFWVHNGHKYQANGITRTIPFLDTSMVHVIPLSELDRECHSLSVSACISGVRLGGGMNYAEALLHRFGVLGPDGGPGEGLSKGLENLSTGPLSKLFKGSPLIDNLKEDASPVDGKDGVLHLGIPDDVDVCIEFKDWLFALEGAQEMTDRWWFYNHEDVGREERCWHTSFQSLLVKAKSGPKKERNGKGKPNGKLKYPVELVTVGVEGLQTLKPQGQKGVSMPANGIKEVVETSGGVNLEVCMVALEENIDDEMANWAVENLKFSVKQPIEAVVTKDELQHLALLCKSEVDAMGRIAAGVLKLLKLEGSIGQAAIDQLSNLGSEGFDKIFTPDKFRKGTSPASTSFSPSPHIINESPRTTVESTVASLEEAVLDSQAKLAALFTDLSSSESSTQHLADIKQLGRKLESMQSLVMQLRTKI from the exons ATGCAAGCAGCGGTCCGAACAG TGCGCATTCGTCTAGCAGTTCTAGCAAAGGTAGCGGATATGGATTTGCTGATAAG GGCTTCACCACTGGCATCAATTACTATACGCAACCTTTTATTATATACAACAAATGAAAACTGGCAG GTAGTAAATTTAAAGGAAGCACGCGACTTCTCCAATAACAAAAAGTTCATATATGTATTCAAG AAACTTGAATGGGAATCTTTGTCTATTGATCTCCTGCCTCATCCTGATATGTTCGCCGATGCCAGTTTAGCATGTGCTCAGGAGGGAGCCTCCCGGAGAGATGATGATGGTGCAAAGCGAGTTTTCTTTGGCGGAGAACGTTTTCTGGAAGGAATATCTGGAGAGGCCTAT ATCACAATGCAGAGAACTGAACAAAACAGTCCACTCGGGCTTGAGGTTCAATTACACATTCCAGAAGCCATCTGTCCTGCATTGAGTGAACCAG GACTACGTGCTCTTCTCCGCTTCATGACAGGGTTATATGTTTGTCTTAATAGAGGAGATGTGGATCTACAGTCTCAGCAG CGATCTACAGAAGCAGCAGGGCGTTCTCTTGTCTCAATTGTTGTGGACCACATATTTCTCTGCATCAAAGATGCtg AGTTCCAGCTTGAACTTTTGATGCAATCTCTTCTGTTTTCTCGG GCCACAGTTTCTGATGGAAAAATTGCCAGTAATCTGACTAAGGTTATGCTTGGTGGAATGTTCTTGAG GGATACCTTCTCACGTCCTCCTTGCACTTTAGTGCAACCTTCCATGCAGGCCATCACAGAAAATGATGGGCAGATTCCTGACTTTG CAAAGAATTTTTGCCCTCCTATTTATCCTCTGGGAGACCACCAGTGGCAGACAAATGTTGGTATTCCTTTGATATGTCTCCACTCTCTTCAGCTCAAGCCCTCTCCAGTCCCACCATGTTTTGCTTCGCAAACAGTTATTGCTTGCCAGCCTCTTATG ATTCACCTTCAGGAAGAATCGTGTTTGAGAATAACTTCCTTCTTAGCTGATGGCATTGCTGTCAATCCTGgggatattttacctgatttttcAGTAAATTCTGTGGTATTTGTTCTCAAGGAATTAGATGTTATTGTTCCGTTGGATGTGAGTCAATCACACAATCCAGCTGACAATGGGAACTATACTGTCCACAATGCCTTTGCTGGAGCAAGGCTTCATATTGAAAATTTGTTCTTCTCAGAGTCGCCAAAACTAAAACTCAGGCTACTGAACCTTGAGAAAGATCCTGCTTGCTTTTGTCTTTGGGATGGTCAACCAATTGATGCTAGCCAGAAGAAATGGACTACTGGAGCATCGCATCTTACTCTATCTCTGGAAACATCTTCCAGCTTAAATGGGACGCTGAATTTGAATGGGATGAACTCTGGCATATGGAGATGTGTTGAGCTACAAGATGCTTCTGTGGAGGTTGCCATGATATCAGCTGATGGGGGTCCATTAACAAATGTTCCTCCCCCCGGTGGTACTGTCAGAGTTGGCGTTGCttgtcaacaatatttttccaaCACTTCTGTTGAGCAGTTATTCTTCGTCCTTGATCTTTATGCATACCTTGGCAGAGTTAGTGAAACGATTGCCTCAGTTGGTAAGAATAGGAGACAGAAGATAAATAGGAATGAATCTTCAGGTGTTAGGCTAATGGATAAGGTTCCCTGTGACACTGCAGTAAGCTTAGCAGTGAAGGAACTACGACTTCGATTTTTAGAGTCTTCCGCCTCAGATATTGAGGGAATGCCTCTGGTTCAATTTATTGGGGAAgatcttttcataaaagttGCTCATAGAACCCTCGGCGGTGCCATTGCCATTTCATCCTCTATATGCTGGCAGAGTGTTGAGGTGGACTGTGTAGAGACTGAGGGAAGCTTGACATATGAAAATGGCACACAAACAAGTTCTGTTGAAAATGGATGTCTTGTAGCTGCAAATAAATATCCTGAACTAAGAGCTGTGTTTTGGGTGCATAATGGACACAAATATCAAGCAAACGGTATTACTCGCACAATCCCATTTCTAGACACAAGCATGGTGCATGTGATTCCATTAAGCGAATTGGATCGAGAGTGCCACAGTTTAAGTGTTTCTGCCTGTATATCTGGTGTTCGCCTGGGTGGAGGAATGAACTATGCTGAAGCTCTTCTCCATCGGTTTGGAGTATTGGGGCCTGATGGTGGTCCAGGTGAGGGGCTTTCTAAAGGATTAGAAAATTTATCGACTGGGCCACTGTCTAAACTTTTTAAAGGGTCGCCTCTTATTGATAATCTAAAAGAAG ATGCAAGTCCAGTAGATGGAAAAGATGGAGTCTTACACCTAGGAATACCTGATGACGTGGATGTGTGCATAGAATTCAAAGACTGGTTATTTGCTCTTGAAGGTGCACAGGAGATGACAGATAGGTGGTGGTTTTACAATCATGAAGATGTGGGGAGAGAAGAGAGGTGTTGGCACACATCTTTCCAAAGTTTGCTGGTAAAAGCTAAAAGTGGTCCGAAGAAAGAGcgaaatggaaaaggaaaaccAAATGGAAAACTGAAATATCCTGTGGAATTAGTTACG GTTGGGGTGGAAGGCTTGCAGACATTGAAACCACAGGGACAAAAGGGTGTGTCTATGCCTGCAAATGGGATAAAGGAAGTTGTGGAGACATCTGGAGGAGTAAATCTTGAAGTTTGTATGGTGGCATTGGAGGAAAACATTGATGATGAGATGGCCAATTGGGCCGTGGAAAACTTGAAATTTTCTGTCAAGCAACCG ATTGAGGCTGTTGTGACCAAAGATGAGCTCCAGCACCTTGCTTTGTTGTGCAAGTCTGAAGTTGATGCGATGGGTCGGATAGCTGCTGGTGTCCTGAAGCTACTCAAGCTTGAAGGGTCAATTGGCCAGGCAGCCATAGACCAACTTAGCAACCTTG GAAGTGAGGGCTTCGACAAGATTTTCACCCCGGACAAGTTCAGAAAGGGTACTAGTCCTGCCAGTACCTCTTTCTCTCCATCACCacatattattaatgaaagCCCCCGAACAACCGTGGAATCAACAGTAGCTTCACTCGAGGAAGCAGTTTTGGACTCACAGGCCAAATTGGCTGCCCTTTTTACTGATTTATCTAGTTCAGAATCCTCCACACAACATCTTGCTGATATTAAACAACTCGGCCGGAAGCTTGAAAGCATGCAGAGCTTGGTGATGCAATTACGGACCAAAATTTAA
- the LOC7470926 gene encoding uncharacterized protein LOC7470926 isoform X3: MTIQVSTVNLLLETRGGAQHGGGATWASPLASITIRNLLLYTTNENWQVVNLKEARDFSNNKKFIYVFKKLEWESLSIDLLPHPDMFADASLACAQEGASRRDDDGAKRVFFGGERFLEGISGEAYITMQRTEQNSPLGLEVQLHIPEAICPALSEPGLRALLRFMTGLYVCLNRGDVDLQSQQRSTEAAGRSLVSIVVDHIFLCIKDAEFQLELLMQSLLFSRATVSDGKIASNLTKVMLGGMFLRDTFSRPPCTLVQPSMQAITENDGQIPDFAKNFCPPIYPLGDHQWQTNVGIPLICLHSLQLKPSPVPPCFASQTVIACQPLMIHLQEESCLRITSFLADGIAVNPGDILPDFSVNSVVFVLKELDVIVPLDVSQSHNPADNGNYTVHNAFAGARLHIENLFFSESPKLKLRLLNLEKDPACFCLWDGQPIDASQKKWTTGASHLTLSLETSSSLNGTLNLNGMNSGIWRCVELQDASVEVAMISADGGPLTNVPPPGGTVRVGVACQQYFSNTSVEQLFFVLDLYAYLGRVSETIASVGKNRRQKINRNESSGVRLMDKVPCDTAVSLAVKELRLRFLESSASDIEGMPLVQFIGEDLFIKVAHRTLGGAIAISSSICWQSVEVDCVETEGSLTYENGTQTSSVENGCLVAANKYPELRAVFWVHNGHKYQANGITRTIPFLDTSMVHVIPLSELDRECHSLSVSACISGVRLGGGMNYAEALLHRFGVLGPDGGPGEGLSKGLENLSTGPLSKLFKGSPLIDNLKEDASPVDGKDGVLHLGIPDDVDVCIEFKDWLFALEGAQEMTDRWWFYNHEDVGREERCWHTSFQSLLVKAKSGPKKERNGKGKPNGKLKYPVELVTVGVEGLQTLKPQGQKGVSMPANGIKEVVETSGGVNLEVCMVALEENIDDEMANWAVENLKFSVKQPIEAVVTKDELQHLALLCKSEVDAMGRIAAGVLKLLKLEGSIGQAAIDQLSNLGSEGFDKIFTPDKFRKGTSPASTSFSPSPHIINESPRTTVESTVASLEEAVLDSQAKLAALFTDLSSSESSTQHLADIKQLGRKLESMQSLVMQLRTKI, from the exons ATGACCATCCAGGTTTCCACTGTTAATCTTCTACTTGAAACACGTGGGGGTGCTCAACATGGGGGAGGGGCTACTTG GGCTTCACCACTGGCATCAATTACTATACGCAACCTTTTATTATATACAACAAATGAAAACTGGCAG GTAGTAAATTTAAAGGAAGCACGCGACTTCTCCAATAACAAAAAGTTCATATATGTATTCAAG AAACTTGAATGGGAATCTTTGTCTATTGATCTCCTGCCTCATCCTGATATGTTCGCCGATGCCAGTTTAGCATGTGCTCAGGAGGGAGCCTCCCGGAGAGATGATGATGGTGCAAAGCGAGTTTTCTTTGGCGGAGAACGTTTTCTGGAAGGAATATCTGGAGAGGCCTAT ATCACAATGCAGAGAACTGAACAAAACAGTCCACTCGGGCTTGAGGTTCAATTACACATTCCAGAAGCCATCTGTCCTGCATTGAGTGAACCAG GACTACGTGCTCTTCTCCGCTTCATGACAGGGTTATATGTTTGTCTTAATAGAGGAGATGTGGATCTACAGTCTCAGCAG CGATCTACAGAAGCAGCAGGGCGTTCTCTTGTCTCAATTGTTGTGGACCACATATTTCTCTGCATCAAAGATGCtg AGTTCCAGCTTGAACTTTTGATGCAATCTCTTCTGTTTTCTCGG GCCACAGTTTCTGATGGAAAAATTGCCAGTAATCTGACTAAGGTTATGCTTGGTGGAATGTTCTTGAG GGATACCTTCTCACGTCCTCCTTGCACTTTAGTGCAACCTTCCATGCAGGCCATCACAGAAAATGATGGGCAGATTCCTGACTTTG CAAAGAATTTTTGCCCTCCTATTTATCCTCTGGGAGACCACCAGTGGCAGACAAATGTTGGTATTCCTTTGATATGTCTCCACTCTCTTCAGCTCAAGCCCTCTCCAGTCCCACCATGTTTTGCTTCGCAAACAGTTATTGCTTGCCAGCCTCTTATG ATTCACCTTCAGGAAGAATCGTGTTTGAGAATAACTTCCTTCTTAGCTGATGGCATTGCTGTCAATCCTGgggatattttacctgatttttcAGTAAATTCTGTGGTATTTGTTCTCAAGGAATTAGATGTTATTGTTCCGTTGGATGTGAGTCAATCACACAATCCAGCTGACAATGGGAACTATACTGTCCACAATGCCTTTGCTGGAGCAAGGCTTCATATTGAAAATTTGTTCTTCTCAGAGTCGCCAAAACTAAAACTCAGGCTACTGAACCTTGAGAAAGATCCTGCTTGCTTTTGTCTTTGGGATGGTCAACCAATTGATGCTAGCCAGAAGAAATGGACTACTGGAGCATCGCATCTTACTCTATCTCTGGAAACATCTTCCAGCTTAAATGGGACGCTGAATTTGAATGGGATGAACTCTGGCATATGGAGATGTGTTGAGCTACAAGATGCTTCTGTGGAGGTTGCCATGATATCAGCTGATGGGGGTCCATTAACAAATGTTCCTCCCCCCGGTGGTACTGTCAGAGTTGGCGTTGCttgtcaacaatatttttccaaCACTTCTGTTGAGCAGTTATTCTTCGTCCTTGATCTTTATGCATACCTTGGCAGAGTTAGTGAAACGATTGCCTCAGTTGGTAAGAATAGGAGACAGAAGATAAATAGGAATGAATCTTCAGGTGTTAGGCTAATGGATAAGGTTCCCTGTGACACTGCAGTAAGCTTAGCAGTGAAGGAACTACGACTTCGATTTTTAGAGTCTTCCGCCTCAGATATTGAGGGAATGCCTCTGGTTCAATTTATTGGGGAAgatcttttcataaaagttGCTCATAGAACCCTCGGCGGTGCCATTGCCATTTCATCCTCTATATGCTGGCAGAGTGTTGAGGTGGACTGTGTAGAGACTGAGGGAAGCTTGACATATGAAAATGGCACACAAACAAGTTCTGTTGAAAATGGATGTCTTGTAGCTGCAAATAAATATCCTGAACTAAGAGCTGTGTTTTGGGTGCATAATGGACACAAATATCAAGCAAACGGTATTACTCGCACAATCCCATTTCTAGACACAAGCATGGTGCATGTGATTCCATTAAGCGAATTGGATCGAGAGTGCCACAGTTTAAGTGTTTCTGCCTGTATATCTGGTGTTCGCCTGGGTGGAGGAATGAACTATGCTGAAGCTCTTCTCCATCGGTTTGGAGTATTGGGGCCTGATGGTGGTCCAGGTGAGGGGCTTTCTAAAGGATTAGAAAATTTATCGACTGGGCCACTGTCTAAACTTTTTAAAGGGTCGCCTCTTATTGATAATCTAAAAGAAG ATGCAAGTCCAGTAGATGGAAAAGATGGAGTCTTACACCTAGGAATACCTGATGACGTGGATGTGTGCATAGAATTCAAAGACTGGTTATTTGCTCTTGAAGGTGCACAGGAGATGACAGATAGGTGGTGGTTTTACAATCATGAAGATGTGGGGAGAGAAGAGAGGTGTTGGCACACATCTTTCCAAAGTTTGCTGGTAAAAGCTAAAAGTGGTCCGAAGAAAGAGcgaaatggaaaaggaaaaccAAATGGAAAACTGAAATATCCTGTGGAATTAGTTACG GTTGGGGTGGAAGGCTTGCAGACATTGAAACCACAGGGACAAAAGGGTGTGTCTATGCCTGCAAATGGGATAAAGGAAGTTGTGGAGACATCTGGAGGAGTAAATCTTGAAGTTTGTATGGTGGCATTGGAGGAAAACATTGATGATGAGATGGCCAATTGGGCCGTGGAAAACTTGAAATTTTCTGTCAAGCAACCG ATTGAGGCTGTTGTGACCAAAGATGAGCTCCAGCACCTTGCTTTGTTGTGCAAGTCTGAAGTTGATGCGATGGGTCGGATAGCTGCTGGTGTCCTGAAGCTACTCAAGCTTGAAGGGTCAATTGGCCAGGCAGCCATAGACCAACTTAGCAACCTTG GAAGTGAGGGCTTCGACAAGATTTTCACCCCGGACAAGTTCAGAAAGGGTACTAGTCCTGCCAGTACCTCTTTCTCTCCATCACCacatattattaatgaaagCCCCCGAACAACCGTGGAATCAACAGTAGCTTCACTCGAGGAAGCAGTTTTGGACTCACAGGCCAAATTGGCTGCCCTTTTTACTGATTTATCTAGTTCAGAATCCTCCACACAACATCTTGCTGATATTAAACAACTCGGCCGGAAGCTTGAAAGCATGCAGAGCTTGGTGATGCAATTACGGACCAAAATTTAA